In one window of Brassica rapa cultivar Chiifu-401-42 chromosome A07, CAAS_Brap_v3.01, whole genome shotgun sequence DNA:
- the LOC103829328 gene encoding transcription factor bHLH94 gives MPLEAVVNPQDPVGYLSNCKDFMFHDFYYQEEIVSQDTKNNIDKLGHEQRFVENDKEEERQWGDHHHHQCPVVPSLEEELGLPAIDVENPPPVQQRRKKRRTRSNKNKEEIENQRMTHIAVERNRRKQMNEYLAVLRSLMPLSYAQRGDQASIVGGAINYVKKLEHILQSMEPRRTTTTSHEADTSTSSLVCTFSDVFTFPQYSKNSLSEVESSSSPAEIEVTVAEGHANVKIMAKKKPRQLLKLVASIQSLRLSLLHLNVTTLDNLILYSISVKVEEGSQLNTVEDIATALNQIIWRIQEES, from the exons ATGCCCTTGGAGGCTGTCGTAAACCCGCAAGATCCAGTCGGATACCTTTCTAATTGCAAAGATTTCATGTTCCACGACTTTTACTACCAAGAAGAGATAGTATCTCAAGATACAAAGAACAACATTGATAAGTTAGGGCACGAACAGAGATTTGTGGAAAACGATAAGGAGGAAGAACGTCAATGGGgagaccatcatcatcatcagtgcCCTGTAGTCCCTTCGTTGGAAGAAGAGCTTGGTCTTCCCGCCATTGATGTGGAAAATCCTCCTCCTGTGCagcagaggaggaagaagaggagaacAAGGAGCAATAAGAACAAGGAAGAGATCGAGAACCAGAGAATGACTCACATCGCCGTCGAGAGAAATCGCCGGAAACAGATGAACGAGTATCTCGCCGTGCTCCGTTCTCTAATGCCGTTGTCGTATGCTCAAAGG GGAGATCAAGCGTCGATAGTAGGAGGAGCCATTAACTACGTAAAGAAGTTAGAGCACATCTTACAGTCCATGGAGCCTAGGAGAACCACGACCACGAGCCATGAAGCCGACACAAGCACTAGCTCGTTGGTGTGTACCTTCTCAGATGTCTTCACTTTCCCTCAGTACTCGAAAAATTCATTATCAGAAGTGGAAAGCTCATCTTCACCGGCGGAAATAGAAGTGACGGTGGCGGAAGGCCACGCGAACGTCAAGATAATGGCGAAGAAGAAACCAAGGCAGCTTCTTAAGCTCGTAGCTTCCATACAGAGCTTAAGgctctctcttcttcatctcaaTGTGACCACTCTGGACAACTTGATTCTCTACTCCATCAGCGTCAAG GTTGAAGAAGGGAGCCAACTGAATACCGTGGAGGACATTGCAACAGCTCTGAATCAAATCATATGGAGGATTCAAGAAGAGTCATAA